The genomic interval TCAGTGTCATAGCTTTGGTGTCGGCATCCCCGCGTACTGAGTCAGTGTTGAACTCCTGTACAGTCCCGCTCGACGATGCCATGCTGAAGAGACGCTTGATCTCTCTTCTGATTCTGGCAGGTATCACGTCAAACAGGCTGAGGCCGACGGGATGCCTTGTACGCGACATGTCTGCATGACCCGCCTCCAGTATCCGCCCGTTCACATCAACAATCATGAGCTCGAATGGCAGCGACTCTCTCAGCCATTTCCATCTTGACGCGGTCGCCTGTGTGTGTTCATCTTGTCGTCCCTGTTCGAGTGATGACTGAAGCAGTCGCAGAACCTCAGCGTGACCCTCAACTGGACTCTTGTACGCAGTTTCATACTCCTTTGCCCGAACAGTCACAGCCCGTATTGTCCCCTTTCCGAGACCACCAGGGTCGAGCACTATGAGAGGCGCATCGACCCCCCGTTTCAGCTCTTCGATAAGCATGTCGAGCCAAGTCTTCTCACGAATCGTGCATTCACACACGACTGCATCCGGACAGTCGCGTGCGAGCCTCGTCGCTGCCTCCTCAATCGACTGAGCCGTAATGAACTCGACTGCTGGGTCTGGATAGATGATTGACGATACTGCACGCATGTTCTCAGCGGACTCGTTGCCCACCAGCAGTATGCGAGCTCTTCCCCTTCCGCGCGTCATATGTCGAAAGTCATCCTGCTGATTCGTGCCTAGACTGAGGAACAAACGGCTATTTGGGAGTATCGTATGGGGAAGGCATCCTCAACAGCTGGCTTTGCGACTACCGGTTGTGCGTGTGTGACATTGTCGGAACGCGGATACAGTGTCAGACCTGTGCGCGAAACGAGGAGGATATTAGAGAGTTGGTGACAGGTTTGACACGCACTGTGTCTGAAATGTCCCTCTATGTGCGAACGTGTTGGAGGCAGGATTATACATGCGAGCTGTCGGAGAGAGACTGAATGCACCTCTCTCACTTGCCATGCGGCTCACACCCCTTGTGCTAGCCCCCTACCATTGGCGTGTGGGGGACTCCAGCCTCGAGGTCGAGAGCTTCTTCTGGACCTATTCGACCGATAGGGCATTCAGCTTCGGCATCGATACGGTGATTGGGCTCGAGCTCGCAATCGTTCTTGCACCATTCATCTACTTTGCGTGGTGGATCCAGTCCGAGGAGAGAGAAGCTTCATGTGTCCGACTTGCGGTCGCCACTGTTTCTGTGAGCGCCCTCTCTCTGTATACGATGGTATGTCTGATAACATACTTCGAATGGTTTCCCGGATATGACATGGGATTAAGCGTCAGCTCGCCTCTGAGTGGCGCATTTGTCATTGCCACACTCTACATTGTCCTGCCTCCTGTCATGAGGGAACGATTCGCAGCGGACAATCATGCTTGCGGTGTCCTCGGGGCGGAACATGTCACAGGCAGAGTGCACGGCGTGTACTGGTGGGTCTTACTGCTGATTATTACGTTCCTTCCTAGACAAATCTCCTATATGAGGTTCACTCTAGAGGGAAGCCTGACGGCCACACGTACTGACACGCTAAACCATCCTCTTTGGACCATAGTCACGGAACTGAGGATGTACGAGGGTCACTATTCCAGTGGCGACATGTCCTTCTGGATAGGGTTGTGGTTCCCAGTTGGCAGGGCGACCTCTGGGCTCTTGTTGCTCACGCTGACCGGTCTCTTGCTGTTCGCAATAACGAGGCCTCCTTCAAGCCGCCATTACAGGGCCTTTGTCTACGTTTCTCTGTTACTGAATCTGGTGGAGCCCGCGCTGACCACTGTGACAGGAATCTCGTATCTGCTGAGGCATACGGGATTAGTCATGCCACTTCCGTTCCTTCCGGTTGCGGGGTTCTACCACTACCGGTGCAGGTCGGCCGAATGCAGAAGGCATACTGAAACGCCACCGGTGGAACAGACGGACATCCGTGATGCCTTCCGTTCTTGGCCGGAGGTTGAGAGCAAGCCAGCGGCCGAGAGCGGATTCACTACAGTGAGAGTACCTATGCTATATGTGCTCAGGAGCAGACTGATTCAGGCAACTCGTGCAAGACGGCGCAGGCGCAAACAGGATGTGGTGACTTAGTTGTCGGAAGTACGTGCAGATGTCATCCAGAAGATGAGTGCAAAGGACCTTCTTAATCTGGCAGAGACCCTTAGGATACCCTTGACCCAGCGTGAGTTGAGTAGACGATCCTTGGAAGAGCTTGTGGTCGGCGAACTGCAGAGAAAGCATGCCGACCGCCCCGTCCCATATCAGCTTCATGACCCGGCAATCTCCATGGTCGGAGTCTGGAAGACTTTCGGCAAGAAGGTTGCAGTGGAGGACCTCAACCTTGAGCTCAGGCCCGGACAGATTCTCGGTCTGGTAGGTCCTAACGGAGCAGGCAAGACGACCACTCTGAGAATACTGACAGGAATCATACGCGCAGACACTGGCATGGTGAGGGTGGACGGGACGAACATCGTGAAGTCCTCGGTCAAGGCCAAGATGAGGATTGGGTACATTCCTGAGAGATCCAGCTGCTATGCCAACCTACGGGTCAGAGAGTACCTGACATTCATGGGACGGATCTACCGGGTTCCCAGACACGAGGTACTGCTCAGGATTTCGGAGTATGCGGACCTTCTGCAGCTCGGTGAGTTCCTTGATTCATACATTGGAACGCTGTCAAAGGGTAACCTGCAGAGGACGCTCCTGGCAGGGGTCTTCGTAAGACCCCCACCCTTCATACTAGCCCTCGATGAACCCTTCCAAGGACTGGACCCGAGGGGAGCGTGGGTGCTGAAACGTCTAACAAAGAGGTTGCGTGACGACGGCTCTGCAGTTCTCCTCTCTACGCACGTACTTGAGGTCGCCGAGGGTCTGTGCGACACCTTCGTGATTCTGAACCATGGACGGGTTGTCGGTCGTGGTACTCTGGCAGAGCTGAGGAAGCAAGTGCCAGAGGCACGTAATCTCGAAGAGGCATTTCTTGCGCTGACAGGTGGAATACCACCAGAATAGGTGTGCGACAATGTACTCCATGACACTCGCTATGATCCGGAACGAGTTCCGGATGCTATTCAATGGTCTCAAGAGAACTGTCCGCACGCCCTCGATGCTGGGGTTCTACTCCGTCACCATAGTTGGAAGCTACGCTCTGATGCGCGTGATTGGTGGAATTGTGAATCTGGGACCACTGACCGATAGCCTTCTTGCATTCGTGACCGAGTATCTTCCGACGCAGTCTCTGTATCTGGTATTCGGTGCCCTCAGCGCGGCGGCTGTTGCCGGGGGCTATGTGGGAAGAGGTCCAGCTGCTGTACTGGAGGCGCAAGATGAGCACTTGCTGATGCCGTCTCCGGTCCTCCCGCATCAGGTCTTCCTGAGCAGATATGTGCGCCGCATCGTTCGGAAAGCCGTGATACTCTCTCTTGGATTGTTCGTGCTCAGCCCCCTTGCTCGCTTTGGGCAAGCCCTCTACTCGTGGGTACTAGTCCTTGTCTGTCTTGTCCTCTTTCTTGAATTCAACTACGCGCTCGGGGGAATATCGTCACAGGTCCGACACAGACTCTCGAAGAGATATAGCACTCCGCTGAGGCATTCAGTTGTCATGCTGCTGGTTGCCCCGTTGGTACTCCTAAGCAGCCCGGACGCCCTATCGAACGTCGCACTTCAGCTCATAGTCCCAAGCAACGCGGTGGTGTCCCTGCTTCTGGTTCAGCTCGGAATGTACGGCTACATGGTGGGGGTGCCTGCGCTCATGATATTCATCGTCGAAGTCTGGGTGATTGGACTATTGGTTCTCGCGCTGCTATGCGACAGTCACTATTACGAGGTCTTCTCTGTCGCACTGAGCAATGAGTCGTCCGATGCGGCGTTCAGCAGGTTGTTCCGCGGTGAAGTGGATTTCTCTCGCTCAAGATGGAATGACCCAATGCTCTGGATTGTGCTGAAGGACTTCTGGATTAGGATGCGCTCCCCTGCGCAAGTGTGGAAGTACATCTCAGTCGCCGTGTCAACGCTCTCAGTGGCTGTGCTGTTCACAATCCAGCCCGCATGGCTGCCTCCGTTTACTGTGCCCGACACACTACGCGGCTCAGCAGTGCCTGCGTTCCTCTTGATGCTCCTCGTACTCACTCAGATGGCGAGCATGACATCGATGCTCTCCTTTGTCGACGAGAAGGATAACGTCTATCTCTTGAAGTCTGCCCCGTTTAGGAACATGGACGTCGTCCTTGCCAAGTACGTTGGAAGTCTGGTTGAAGTGAGCCTCTCCGCTCTGCCGCTCTACGGCTTTCTACTATACTTCTTCCGTGTCAGTGGTTCTGGCATCCTCATATTCTTGGGTCTGCCTCTGCTCTTGGTGTTCTGTTCTGTGGGCGTCATGGTGGGAGCATACGTGCCGGTCTTCACCAGCAATCCGAGGGAACCGCCGGTCCCTCTCGCTTTCTCCTTCCCTGCAATCAATCTCGTTCTTGGAGTCTTTATTGCGCTTGTGTCTGTGGTCTTCGCAGACGACCCTCTCATCTATCTGATCCTGCCGGGCGTCACTACACTCATCGTTGGCGTTTTCCTACTTGCATCCGTCTTGGCTTTGAGGTCGTATATGTGAGCTCTCCTCGAGAGCTCTGGTCAACCGCAGTGCATTGGCAACGACGACCAATGTCAGTCCCATGTCGCCAACTCCGATTGCCAGCCAGAGTGTGGAAGCCCCGATGACCGCAAGAAGTGCGACCACCGCCTTGACTATGAGCGACACAGTCACATTCTCTCTGGCTATTCGCATCGCCCGCCTGGAGAGTGAGATCAGGTACGGGAGTCTTGACAGGTCATCGTTCATCAGAGCAACGTCTGCGGTCTCAAGTGCCACATCGGCGGCTATGGCTCCCATGGCGATACCGACATCTGCCGCTGCAAGGGCGGGCGCATCGTTGACTCCGTCACCCACCATCATGGTCGGGCCCTTTAGACTCAGCCTTCTTATCACGTCTACCTTTTCATGTGGGAGCAGTTCAGCTGCGTACTGAGACACGCCCACTTCTCGGGCAATCATCTCTGCAGCGATGCCGTTGTCCCCGGTCAGCATCAATGTCTCGATTCCCATTTCTGACAGTCTGGCCAACGCCTGCCTGCTCTGGACTCTGGGTGTGTCCGACAGCACTATCGTTCCCATGTCCGTTCCATCACGTACCACTGAGACATGCGTCCCCTGTCCGCACGAGTGCTCGTCGTGCTCATCACTTGCAGACCCAGCGTCCCGTGTCTGGAGTCTTCCGACTTGATATCGTGAGCCCTCGAAGTAGCCCTCAATGCCCCGACCTGCTATCGTGGTGATGTCTGTCGCTTCGGCCAGACCCAAGTCACCAGCGTGTGCAGCAGCAATGATGGCTCGTGAGATTGGGTGTTCAGACTTACTCTCCAGTGATGCAGCTGCCCGTAACAGCTCCTGTTGACTGTGCGTGGAGTGCATACAGATGTCGACCACTTGCAGTCTGCCTTCGGTAAGAGTCCCTGTCTTGTCAAACGCGGCATACCGTATCTTGCTCAGGGTCTCGATGTAGGTGGAGCCCTTGATCAGCACACCGTTGCGAGCCGCGCTACTCATGGCAGACACCATCGTCACAGGAATGGATATGACAAGCGCACACGGGCAGGCCGTCACAAGTAAAGTCAGTCCTCTGTAGACAGCCGATTCAGGAGACCATGTCAGAATGAACCAGATGGCAGTCAGCACAACTGCTGCCGCCACCACCAGTGGTGTGTATACGTGGCTGAACCTGATGATTGTGCCCTCCGTTCTCGATCGACTGTCCCGTGCAGACTCCACAAGCGACACTATCCTCGATAGCACAGTGCCTTCCGGACTGGATGACACTCTGAACTCGAAGTAGCCCTCTTGGTTGAGCGTACCCGTATACACCGGGTCGCCGGGTGCCTTTGCCACCGGTATCGACTCACCTGTTATCGCAGACTGGTCCACCAGACCTGACCCCTCGGTGACAACCCCGTCAAGTCCGATGCGTTCCCCGGGTCTCACACAGACGGTCTCACCAACTCGAACATCGTCAGGATGTACTCGCTCCTCGCCCTCTGGTGTCTTTCTGGACACCTCCGCAGGCTCAAGTTCCAGGAGAGTCTGTATGTCTCTCTTGACACGATAATTGACCCTTACCTCAAGAAGCTCGGCGAGCGAGAAGAGCAACATGACCGAAGCGCCTTCCGCCGGCGCACCGATCAGTATGGCACCGAATGCAGCCACCGTCATCAGGAAGTTGATGTCAAGATGTGCCTTCGATGCTCCTCGGATGCCTCGCGGAATCACTTGGTAGCCTGCGGCAAGCATGGAGAGTATGAATAGAGCATAGTGTGCATGAGGTGATATGCCTGCAAGCTCCACAGCAACCCCGAGAGCCATCATCGCTCCTGCAAGAATCAGCATGCCGTACTGCACTCGGAAGTTGGGACGCTTCCTCCTAGCCTCTTCCGCAGCACAGTACTTGCAGGCAAACTCCGCATGCTCCTTTTCGATTGGTGTGCGATGTGACAACGGGGCTCATCCAACAACACGCCTCGTCAAACCATAGTTAACTGTTCCTCTTGCTGCAGTGCGTTTGTCCAACAAATCATTATTACATGGTATACGTCTTGGCAGAGACAGAAGCAACCAGTGCCAGTAACGACCCTCCGGAGGTCGACAGATGGACGAGGCCCATGCCAGTGTCAGTTTCTTTGACATGATTGACCTTGCGACAGATGGCGTAGTGGTAATAGCGGACGGAAGCGTTGTAGTAGCGAACACATCGTTCCTGAAGATGGTTGCATATGAGAGAGACGATATAATAGGCCATCCTTTTGACATCTTGTTAGACCCGGGCACAGCACACATCTTCCGCGCAGCCAAGGACCGGATGGAGAGTTCAGCAGAAGAACGGGCGACGGTACGAGTCAAGCTCGTGACGAAGAAGCGGTCGCTGATCACCGTCGAGATGCTGGTCGCCAAATCGATGCACAAGGGGTGTCCTTCCCTGCTGCTCATCGTGAGAGACATGACCCAAGAGCTCGAACTGAGAGACGCGCTTGCCGCTTCCGAAGCAAGGTACAAGGCCCTGTTCGACAGCTCTCCCGTGGCGCATCTCACACTGTCCAGAGCAGGGACGATCACGCAGGCCAATGAGGCAGCCGCAAGGCTCCTTGGCTACAGTGTCGATGACCTTCTAAGGCGTAATATCACAAGCTTCCTCAGCAAGGCGCATGACGACATGGGCACTCAAGTGGTGCAGGCTGCTCTGGAGGGCAACGTTCTCAAGCAGGTGGAGATGCGTGTCAGAAACAAGTCCGGAGAGGACGTCTGGGTAAGCGTCACATCGAACCCGCTCACTGAGAACGGCAAGGTTGTCGCCGTGAGCTTCCGCGCCGCCGACATCAGCAGGAGGAAGCTCGCGGAGGCGAGAGCCCAGACGGAGAGGGAACGAGCAAACCTGTATCTTGACGTGATGACTCACGACCTGAACAACGTTAACCAGACAATCATGTTTGCGCTCGGTATACTGGAAGAGGCATTTGACCTTCCTGATGAGGCAAGACGCCTGCTCGTTGAATCCCAGCTGAATGTCCGGAGGGCCGCCCGCATAATCGACAATCTGCACCAGATCATTACCGTGACAGAGTCGCCTCCTATCTGTGAGCCTGTTGATCCCCACCGTTACATGCTGGAGGCAATCGAGGCTGTACGACAGGACTTCGCACCTCAGGAAAGAAGACTGGTCGTCAACATGAACATGCAGGATGGCGTGTACAGAGTTGCAGCACATCGGTTTCTGAGAACCGTGTTCTTCAACATCATCCACAACTGTATGATGTTCTCGCCCCACCAGACCGTCACGGTGGATGTCTCAGCTCGGGTGATTCCCGCTGAGAAGTCACTGGAGATAGCGATTGAGGACTATGGCCCCGGTATTCCAGACTCGATGAAGGAGTTCATTTTCAAGAGGACAGGGCAGCCACAGGCACAAGTGATTGGTCGAGGTCTCGGTCTCACATTGTCAGACCTGATAATGCGGAGCCTGTCCGGTCGCATATGGGCCGAAGACCGTGTCAAGGGCGACCACACACAGGGTGCCCGAATGGTGATTCGTATTCCTGTTTGGCAGGACATTCGCGTCCCG from Candidatus Thorarchaeota archaeon carries:
- a CDS encoding PAS domain S-box protein produces the protein MDEAHASVSFFDMIDLATDGVVVIADGSVVVANTSFLKMVAYERDDIIGHPFDILLDPGTAHIFRAAKDRMESSAEERATVRVKLVTKKRSLITVEMLVAKSMHKGCPSLLLIVRDMTQELELRDALAASEARYKALFDSSPVAHLTLSRAGTITQANEAAARLLGYSVDDLLRRNITSFLSKAHDDMGTQVVQAALEGNVLKQVEMRVRNKSGEDVWVSVTSNPLTENGKVVAVSFRAADISRRKLAEARAQTERERANLYLDVMTHDLNNVNQTIMFALGILEEAFDLPDEARRLLVESQLNVRRAARIIDNLHQIITVTESPPICEPVDPHRYMLEAIEAVRQDFAPQERRLVVNMNMQDGVYRVAAHRFLRTVFFNIIHNCMMFSPHQTVTVDVSARVIPAEKSLEIAIEDYGPGIPDSMKEFIFKRTGQPQAQVIGRGLGLTLSDLIMRSLSGRIWAEDRVKGDHTQGARMVIRIPVWQDIRVPECGRAACILFYKSRHCLFCEPSLEVVREAMKNMGIPECLLQILDIDDPDVDLSGESLPVLPYVRVCDSEMSGLINYDDLVSILVTLELKPCYPG
- the cadA gene encoding cadmium-translocating P-type ATPase, with protein sequence MSHRTPIEKEHAEFACKYCAAEEARRKRPNFRVQYGMLILAGAMMALGVAVELAGISPHAHYALFILSMLAAGYQVIPRGIRGASKAHLDINFLMTVAAFGAILIGAPAEGASVMLLFSLAELLEVRVNYRVKRDIQTLLELEPAEVSRKTPEGEERVHPDDVRVGETVCVRPGERIGLDGVVTEGSGLVDQSAITGESIPVAKAPGDPVYTGTLNQEGYFEFRVSSSPEGTVLSRIVSLVESARDSRSRTEGTIIRFSHVYTPLVVAAAVVLTAIWFILTWSPESAVYRGLTLLVTACPCALVISIPVTMVSAMSSAARNGVLIKGSTYIETLSKIRYAAFDKTGTLTEGRLQVVDICMHSTHSQQELLRAAASLESKSEHPISRAIIAAAHAGDLGLAEATDITTIAGRGIEGYFEGSRYQVGRLQTRDAGSASDEHDEHSCGQGTHVSVVRDGTDMGTIVLSDTPRVQSRQALARLSEMGIETLMLTGDNGIAAEMIAREVGVSQYAAELLPHEKVDVIRRLSLKGPTMMVGDGVNDAPALAAADVGIAMGAIAADVALETADVALMNDDLSRLPYLISLSRRAMRIARENVTVSLIVKAVVALLAVIGASTLWLAIGVGDMGLTLVVVANALRLTRALEESSHIRPQSQDGCK
- a CDS encoding ATP-binding cassette domain-containing protein, which produces MSEVRADVIQKMSAKDLLNLAETLRIPLTQRELSRRSLEELVVGELQRKHADRPVPYQLHDPAISMVGVWKTFGKKVAVEDLNLELRPGQILGLVGPNGAGKTTTLRILTGIIRADTGMVRVDGTNIVKSSVKAKMRIGYIPERSSCYANLRVREYLTFMGRIYRVPRHEVLLRISEYADLLQLGEFLDSYIGTLSKGNLQRTLLAGVFVRPPPFILALDEPFQGLDPRGAWVLKRLTKRLRDDGSAVLLSTHVLEVAEGLCDTFVILNHGRVVGRGTLAELRKQVPEARNLEEAFLALTGGIPPE